The Solanum lycopersicum chromosome 2, SLM_r2.1 DNA window GATAATTCTCAACTGAGCCcaatttaatttctaatttcaacTCATTTTAAAACTCTTTATTTGCGTTGATGTAACGTATGTTTCTATATTGAAGgtaataaaagttaaataacaatatataaaattattgaaattaagcTGCTCATGACCTAACACAATTTTTAGTCCATTTAAATCTAACTCATTTGAGCCCAAAATAAATTTGGATGGGTCAAGACCAACTCAATTTCTAtttcaacttattttaatatctCTAATTTCAATCCAACCTTCAATTTGACACCCCCAAGGCCCTAATCCAATATATATGATGACGCGGAGTTTCACACATAAAAGTTCCAAATatccttttaatttttactagtcagttatttctaaaataaattttcatttttatttgttacttttgacatattaagaaaaaatatttttttctcatgttttatccttaatatcaaatactttttcccaaATCATTTTCTAAGACATCATCTAATAagggatatttttttaaaatatttatatcattaattattttcttagtgGTGTACTGAATCAAACTGTGACGTAAACGGATAGAGTAATTtgcttcaaattttatttcctCATTACAAAGAGCTTAATTGCTGAATAATTTTGACATAAATAATCcaatattaattagtatttgcCTATTTTTTTCCGTCTTACAAAAAATCACAAATgattcctttctttttcctccaATAAAATGCCTACGTCTACTTCCTTTTCTCCTCCATGCTATTCACGAGTCATTATCATTGTCATACGTAAGAAGCAAAATAACCAATTCGTTTCTTTTATTGTTCTATATTCATTGCTTCTATACATCACCCTTACAAAATTCCCCTCCCCAGTGCTAGCTCTATATATAATTCCCGTTTCCTATTTTCATTCATCAAATCAAAGTTAAGCCAAAAGGCGAAGATCATTTGGCATAATATATAGTTTCAGCGTACCATTCATGGCGCCACAAGTAGATGAGAAATATCGTGAAGAGATAAACAAAGCACGAATAGAACTTGGAAATCTTGTAAAATCGAAGGAGTTCAGTGCTCCTGATTTCCTTCGTTTAGCGTACGCATCCCAATTCACAATTGCCAATTCTCATCATAACGATGATGCAGCAAATGCTACTTCTACTCATGATGCCACAAAAAAGAAAACTCAATCTGCCAATAATAATTCTCTCAACACAATTGGTAAGTTTATATTTCATATGAATCGATTGTTGGTGTATCTTTTTGAATTAgactaaaaaaagaaagtaagagAAATAAATCGAAACAGAGGGAGTACTATGCACCTTCTTATTAATGCCTTTATATTGCAGATAAAATCAAGGCCAATCATCCCATAATAACGTATCCTGACCTCTATCAGGtgagatatatatatacttgttgtatcaataataattatccGTTTTGTAatttgctaatttaattaacacCAGATGCATGCAAGCTAGTAATTGTTGAATATTTGGTACTGCAGCTTGCTGGGATTGTTGCTGTTAAAGAACTTGGTGGTATAGACATCGAGTTTGTCCCTGGTAGAACGGTACGCAAaggaaatatgaaaatttataatccTATGTCATACAGTTTAAGAAAGACttttaaaaattgtgattttaaaCCTGTTTGACCGGGTGACTGTGAATCAAGGATAAGAAAGagaattttaaagttaatatttctaattataGAAAGATAACATTATTTTAGGAACGGACTAAAATGAAAATTGTACCACATACATTGGGACAATGCTAATTAGTATACTACTCCTTCTGTCCCAATTTATATATGACACCTTTTATGTTTTGAGAGTCAAACAATATAAGTTTGACAGGAAATTTGCGcatgaaatcttcaatttttttgaaatgaaatttatatatttataaactacgTAAAATATACTACGAgttataataattgataattcaaaatgtttaaaagacCTGTGAAAAATTTAAGATCACAGATAGACTTGCTTGACTCTTGAAATCTGAAAAGTGACGTATAAACTTCTTTAccctattatttatttgaaacgCATCACTAAATTTTGCTACCTTTCTACCAGGAATCATTAATTTTACCAGATGAAAACTGCCTTCCTGATGTCAAACAAAGTAAGTTATATGTAAATTAGCTGATCTATATATCATTTTGAAGTTGCTATATTCCTCCATACGTCTTGTTGTTTACTGTGTTTCGATGCTGTTTTTTCAGGTCCAGAAGAACTAAGAAATGTCTTCCGAAAAGTGAAAATCTCTGATCCCAAGCATATAGTAGCATTATATGGAGGTCTCAAACTGGTATATGCATATATAGATCTGCATCAATATACTCATATTTCTCACACGTATATAAATGCTGTTTCGTCTTATCGTTCCTCTTCTCGGTTTGCTGCTACAGGCCACAGCTGGAGCTCAGGCtacaaatttgaaattggaCAACTCATACTTTGTGTAAGATTACTATACACCCAGACTTCTTCTATATTTCAACATTCATTACAAGGAAAAAAATGTCATATTTGCTTTTCCAAATGATATCTTAGGGACCTCCTCGACAAGAAGAAGAATTTAAGTCCCGCGGAAAAAGCTCTGCTTGATGATCCGGAATTTCACCACTGCGTGCAATGTTATGCAACGGTATTATAATAGCTCATGTCTATTCTCAAAGTTCAATTGTTGCAACTCATCATAAAACTCTTCAACATTATAAACATATCTACTGTGGACTGTGGCCCCTAAACAACTGTATTATCTCCAactcaaaatgatttttcatattcAGCATAAAGAGGATTTCTTTGAGGACTATGAAGAGGCACACAAGAAGCTCGCTGATCTTGGCTTACCATATTCAGCATTTATCAAATCAACATTAGAAAAAAGTGCATCACAAGTGAAGAAGGTGCTGGCGGCACAAAAGGCTGTTGGAGTTGGAGTTGCTGTTGCAGCCGCGGTTGTAATATTGAGTTTCTTCTATGTAATCAACAGGAGGACTGCTAAGCATTCGTCATATCAGTACCAGTAACATTGGTGGTGAACTCAATTGAAAGAAAAGATATGAACAGTTGGACTCCATGGTTCAGCTATAATAAATCTTGGATATCTCCTATTAACCTCAGTTGTAAACattcatcaaaattcaataaaaaaacttGAATTCCTTTTGAGCAAGAATTGTTCACAAATTGCATTTCTTGGAGAAATCTAGTactgaaaaagaagaaataacttTTTATTGAAGAATAATTGCCATAGGCACCAACAATATCAATAATTAGACGCTGCCTAAAGACATTAGGGTGTTACCACATAACCACCTTCTTGAGGAAGTATGGAGTAAAGGAGAACAAGTTTATCTCCGATGATAGTTAAAAATCAATGATGTTACCGTAATTTAAAAGGGAAATTAGACCTACTAATCATatagctaaaataaataaataaataaagttagtCAAGCTCGTGGACTCATCGACAAAGTAATGTCTTGAAAAACCCTCAATCTTTTCTCAACTTTCCTTGGAAGGATTCCAGTATCTTTGCTTCCTTCAGGCTTGAATGTTTCCTGATTTGATCCCAGAGCGGCTGCAATTATAGCAtcttcaaaatccttgctatctgGCAGCAATCCTGCCCATATGTTTTCTGTTTTCTCTGGTGAAATTGACTGCTTTCTCATCTTATTTTCTGGTTCACTGATGATTGTCCCAAGGGACTCGTTTCTCATTAGTTGAGTTGCGTTTCCAGATCTTGTTCTCTTAAGACTCTCTGGAATCGGGACATTTGCTGGTTCATTCGTAGTCTTGGTCGAATAAAATGGTGGAGCATCGATATTGAGTAGATTCCCATACGAAATATTTGGGTTCATACTCTTTTGCAGAGAAGGAGCTGTCTGGTTTCTGATGATGTTAGTAGAATTGATGTTCTCATTAGCAAATTCATCTTGAGGCTGGCTTAACTTGGTAGGTTTACTCAAAGTGCTAGTAGTATGTTCCTTGCAAGGCTGAGGCTGCCAGATAGCAGAAGAGCCCAAGAAGGCATCAAACAGTTTCCTTTGTTCAATTCTATCACCACCTTTATTCATCATTTCAGACTCGAGGTCGCGGAGCATCTGCTGTGCTCTTTCGTAGGCCTTGAGATGAGAATCTACACCTCTGGGGCCATCTATCACCGCTGGTTTAACTCTCCTAAGTGTCTCTTTTGCCTCACCTACTCTCCCTTGTTTCATCAAGCAGATGCCCAAATTGCACATTTTGTTGTTGTCTGGTGCAATCACTAGTGCCCTACGATAAGCATCCTCAGCTTCAATGTAGTTATTTTGTTGCATCAGCGCCCACCCTAAATTCCCCTGGAAGATTGACAAATAATTGTTATCAAACAATATTCATTTTCATAGGTGAGATCCAAAACTATGAAGTACAAGTCTCACAATTCTATATTTACCAGTAATCTAGTTGCTTCTTGCTCCACAGAAACCTGAAACTTCTTCCCCTGGGATCTCGCAGTCTTCGTACGCTTTCCATTAAAGGCCAAACCTTGTTGTATCAAAAACAATTTGTGCCTCAACAGGACTATTTGGTCATCCAATCTTCCACATCTCTGCAGATATCACAAATTAAGCAGATATTTAAACGGAGGATAAAGAAGAACTGTGTTTATTCAAACAGTAATAAGCTTCTCAGATACTAGAGATGATAAATTGTTATGAAAAATGTAGCAGACCTTATATAGGTCCAAAAGGATATTGTCAAGAGCTTCCTGTGCTTGATCTGAACACCTAGTTCTCAAAGACTTAACAGCTTCAATGGCTTCTTCAGCCCTATTTTGTTGCTTCATTACAATTGCCATATCTTTGAGAGCACTATCAACTCTGTCTCCTGCGTTAATAGCTGCCCAAAACAATGGAATCGCCCTTTCCGGATCCTTTTCGACCaactgaaaaatataaatgaaaaataaatcacgTTACTTCCATAGTAGAACCAACCAACAATACAATGATTGGACTTCTCCTTTCAAAGATAAGAAAATATGTATCTAAACAGAAGTGGATCTTGGATTTAAATAGGGCTGAGTTCCAAGGGAATAAAACCCATATCTTATCCCCAAatgcaacaacaacatacccactATAGTACCACAAAGTGTATGTAGATAACTGTAACTCTACATTTAGAGGCGAAGAGATTGTTTCCTCTATCTTACACCCGAATgaatttgaaaagttaaaaattaaattatgtaggGAAAGAAGCTTACTTGAACATTTTTGGCTCTAACATAAGGGCTGTCGCCAATGGGGACTTTGTGGGCAACGTGAAAGGATTCGGAACGAGTTCTGGAGACTCCAAGGGGTTTGGCCGGAGAAGATGGAGCCGACTTGGTGGGTCTGAAACCTGGGGGTGCATTCCACATATCTTGCAACATCTTCGTATATGCGAAATGTGATTGACAAGAATATGTGGAATCTGAACAGTAATGGAGGGAGAGTTGAGAAGTGCTTAGGAGAATAGAACAAAAATAGGGAAGAAGGAAGAGAGACGGACTGAcaaaatttcaagttgggtttaaTTTACGgaaacattttcaaatttaCGACCGTTGGAGGTTACCGTTTGCTTACTAGCCGTTGTCtatctcattatttatttaccAAATTCAGTATATATATTGCTAATTTACCCTTGCATTTGGTTTTtgttttagtaaaaataaaggTTTTTAGTCCCTACACTTCTACTAAAGGGTTTTTAGGCCCCTAAACTTATGGTGGcctcatttttttttaccaacaaggttgtatgtttttttttttcttaaaataataatataattccatctaaaatttgtttttgattttttcttttataggtatatattatttttgtattatttacgacaagaattaaaatatgttaattaaaaaaatataaattctgatatatactttaaaataaaaaaagaaaaatcaaatcttaagagactattaaaataaaaagacttgGTTCTTAGAATTGATAATTTTTCACCTTTTCTTAtctcaaaattttagaaaaatagacatcaaataaaaatactagtacagtttttttgtttggaagaaaaatactTAAGAGGCATGTGGCACTGAAATTAGCTCAAGTCAAATGAAGGCCTCTAGAATTATTTGTAGTTCTTGATCTACCACTGCTATTAGGTAGCATAAACACCGGGTGTATCCTCCCATTAGAATTTACATGACACCagtttttaaaaagatatatttttatatttgaaataaattaattttaaacagCGAATCGTATCTTTAATAAGACCATTTATGGTCGcacaaatattataatacattGCAGATCCTaatttcttttacaaaaacaatttttaattaaaatttataaagagACAAGctgtatcatatatatatatataggaggGATCGGTCACTAAGAATTATTGacttaaaatatcattataaaTATCATCTCTTATCTATTTATtagattttaatttcttttaaaattgtatatggaaaacaaaagaaaagatattttattttaggctTGGAGTTTATGCTCCCGTCTATTACACGAGGGCGGAAGATGGATGCCGATTGACCTGGTAGTCTTGGTTAAAATTTTACgtatcttaaaaatattttacgatttattaattcaaaaatgttaaaattcAAAACACATCAATTTCAAATCGTGACCCGTAGATATATTCCTCCAAAGTCCACACTCCACACTCCACACTCCACTCTAAGCTTACTCCTTTTAAAACACTGTGCGCTCCCATCTAATAGAGCTAAAGCCCAAGACccatttaatttatgtaattcaCTGCAATGACAAGTGAAAACTGCGCAGATAAGCTTAACGAGCAAAAGGGGAAGAAACAATGACAGTTCTCCATTTTTGTTTGAAAGGACGAAAGGATATTGTTCCTGCTGACTTGCAATTGGAAGTTGAGTAATAGTGATCAAGAAGAACTAAAATGTGTGTGCTCATGTCA harbors:
- the LOC101264282 gene encoding L-ascorbate peroxidase 3: MAPQVDEKYREEINKARIELGNLVKSKEFSAPDFLRLAYASQFTIANSHHNDDAANATSTHDATKKKTQSANNNSLNTIDKIKANHPIITYPDLYQLAGIVAVKELGGIDIEFVPGRTESLILPDENCLPDVKQSPEELRNVFRKVKISDPKHIVALYGGLKLATAGAQATNLKLDNSYFVDLLDKKKNLSPAEKALLDDPEFHHCVQCYATHKEDFFEDYEEAHKKLADLGLPYSAFIKSTLEKSASQVKKVLAAQKAVGVGVAVAAAVVILSFFYVINRRTAKHSSYQYQ
- the LOC101265401 gene encoding protein POLLENLESS 3-LIKE 2 gives rise to the protein MLQDMWNAPPGFRPTKSAPSSPAKPLGVSRTRSESFHVAHKVPIGDSPYVRAKNVQLVEKDPERAIPLFWAAINAGDRVDSALKDMAIVMKQQNRAEEAIEAVKSLRTRCSDQAQEALDNILLDLYKRCGRLDDQIVLLRHKLFLIQQGLAFNGKRTKTARSQGKKFQVSVEQEATRLLGNLGWALMQQNNYIEAEDAYRRALVIAPDNNKMCNLGICLMKQGRVGEAKETLRRVKPAVIDGPRGVDSHLKAYERAQQMLRDLESEMMNKGGDRIEQRKLFDAFLGSSAIWQPQPCKEHTTSTLSKPTKLSQPQDEFANENINSTNIIRNQTAPSLQKSMNPNISYGNLLNIDAPPFYSTKTTNEPANVPIPESLKRTRSGNATQLMRNESLGTIISEPENKMRKQSISPEKTENIWAGLLPDSKDFEDAIIAAALGSNQETFKPEGSKDTGILPRKVEKRLRVFQDITLSMSPRA